A single region of the Amphiprion ocellaris isolate individual 3 ecotype Okinawa chromosome 4, ASM2253959v1, whole genome shotgun sequence genome encodes:
- the c4h22orf23 gene encoding UPF0193 protein EVG1 isoform X2, with translation METSSQSTAGRGLWNNPRVTQCSREAQNMLKLMKEESRLANIQRREIDKCPKNRAALPFTSDATPSSTSSKSIQKQLPGICQKRSAECCRSGNSYTREKFRPGPTRDLEKEKKRLQNILATGKEEASAASPHKAPACRDPEVSEEEDRYEEVLNEIEERRQFLADMASLGQEKNYIDIINTEISQKIRELEVLDKAHSSK, from the exons ATGGAGACCTCTTCACAGAGTACAGCTGGCAGAGGACTGTGGAACAATCCCAGAGTCACCCAGTGTAGCAGGGAGGcccaaaacatgctgaaat TAATGAAGGAGGAATCAAGACTTGCCAACATTCAGAGAAGGGAGATTgataaatgtccaaaaa ACAGGGCAGCTTTGCCTTTCACCTCTGATGCCACACCGTCGTCTACTTCCAGTAAATCTATACAGAAACAACTGCCAGGCATTTGTCAGAAACGCAGCGCTGAATGTTGTCGGTCTGGGAACAGCTACACGAGAGAAAAGTTCCGTCCTGGTCCTACAC GAGACttagagaaggagaagaagaggctTCAGAACATTTTGGCAACAGGAAAAGAAGAGGCCTCAGCTGCATCTCCTCACAAAGCTCCTGCATGTCGTGACCCAGAGGTGTCAGAGGAGGAGGATCGGTATGAGGAAG TTCTGAATGAAATAGAGGAGAGAAGACAGTTCCTGGCAGATATGGCCTCACTGGGTCAGGAGAAGAACTACATTGACATTATCAACACAGAGATATCACAG AAAATTCGAGAACTGGAGGTGTTGGACAAGGCCCACAGTTCCAAGTAG
- the c4h22orf23 gene encoding UPF0193 protein EVG1 isoform X1, with product METSSQSTAGRGLWNNPRVTQCSREAQNMLKLMKEESRLANIQRREIDKCPKNRAALPFTSDATPSSTSSKSIQKQLPGICQKRSAECCRSGNSYTREKFRPGPTRDLEKEKKRLQNILATGKEEASAASPHKAPACRDPEVSEEEDRYEEVLNEIEERRQFLADMASLGQEKNYIDIINTEISQVNNVFPAALFENVFFLPLTC from the exons ATGGAGACCTCTTCACAGAGTACAGCTGGCAGAGGACTGTGGAACAATCCCAGAGTCACCCAGTGTAGCAGGGAGGcccaaaacatgctgaaat TAATGAAGGAGGAATCAAGACTTGCCAACATTCAGAGAAGGGAGATTgataaatgtccaaaaa ACAGGGCAGCTTTGCCTTTCACCTCTGATGCCACACCGTCGTCTACTTCCAGTAAATCTATACAGAAACAACTGCCAGGCATTTGTCAGAAACGCAGCGCTGAATGTTGTCGGTCTGGGAACAGCTACACGAGAGAAAAGTTCCGTCCTGGTCCTACAC GAGACttagagaaggagaagaagaggctTCAGAACATTTTGGCAACAGGAAAAGAAGAGGCCTCAGCTGCATCTCCTCACAAAGCTCCTGCATGTCGTGACCCAGAGGTGTCAGAGGAGGAGGATCGGTATGAGGAAG TTCTGAATGAAATAGAGGAGAGAAGACAGTTCCTGGCAGATATGGCCTCACTGGGTCAGGAGAAGAACTACATTGACATTATCAACACAGAGATATCACAGGTAAACAATGTGTTTCCAGCTGCCTTGtttgagaatgttttttttctaccgCTGACATGTTAA
- the micall1a gene encoding MICAL-like protein 1 isoform X2, producing MMGSLKALQEWCRMQCENYNDVEIRDMSASFRDGLAFCAIIHRYRPDLIDFGSLSKENVYENNRLAFEVAETQLGIPALLDPEDMVSMKVPDRLSIITYVSQYYNFFNNKSQANPPCLKRLSSAGQNEPAQKRPPTPLEDKVVETDPVQPVQTSAAAVRRSTISSTCAACQKHVHLVQRFLVDGKLYHRNCFRCTECRSTLLPGSYKLGSDSGALVCTHHITRHAIANQNGRPDLSKRPAVVQSARIGRSTVHHSAPSERDQEQTPSPATNDTDTPANESVIVAPVVSNTADSLETVKEMGGSAETEETPRSSSPPNPFDESDEEEGEEEQEEETQTPAKCTANGDLPTTPVNHPEAASRPVPAPRRVSEPTPPPRPAPRVRLPRTSDGLTASEHLKPPTPPKPRERSQSPASGTHKPKDPPWLALVQSEPKKKKAPPPPPAGLATPPNTGSLSSLKGDGSRPSTPPQPSNPFEDDDENNEVNDEDGSEGRALPPTLVASHPWYSITKVADTAGADTPPTGGSSRSASPGSAKNKKRPAPRVPHPPAGNQALSTESLSSGSDHSSSQLPLSGSASSDQEHAFTKSVSEPSICSPCDSTASPSSSSTERLPHPSPGPHPSPMPSYASSAPATPQTSRNSATEGPGAPPPRPTTTPSPLATEAAQSINKRICKENPFNRKASPSPAKSKRKPPKGPRPARPPAPGHGFPLIKRKVQSDHYIPVEDIHVEMSQLEKQLDELEQRGVELEKKLRDNPNDEDEEHLLVDWFTLIHDKHLLVRREAELVYTAKQQNLEERQADVEYELRCLLNKPEKDWTEEDKSREQELMAELVTIIEQRNQIVNNMDQDRQRDEEEDKLMEAMLKKKDFHKEPESNQQKKKGAKFKPIKVLKRLSHKGEPGKNQSPHKEKS from the exons ATGATGGGATCTCTGAAGGCTCTCCAGGAGTGGTGTCGGATGCAGTGTGAAAATTACAACGATGTGGAAATACGGGACATGTCAGCGTCGTTTCGGGACGGTTTGGCTTTTTGTGCCATCATACACCGTTACAGACCAGATTTGAT AGACTTTGGCTCACTGTCGAAAGAAAACGTCTACGAGAACAACCGACTG GCATTTGAAGTGGCTGAGACACAACTGGGTATTCCAGCCCTGCTGGACCCAGAGGACATGGTGTCCATGAAAGTGCCGGACCGGCTTAGCATCATCACATATGTCTCCCAGTACTACAACTTCTTCAACAACAAGTCTCAAG CAAACCCTCCTTGTTTGAAGAGGCTGAGTTCTGCCGGTCAGAATGAGCCGGCCCAGAAAAGGCCTCCGACGCCTTTGGAAGACAAAGTGGTGGAGACAGAC CCGGTCCAGCCTGTGCAGACAAGTGCAGCAGCAGTCAGGCGAAGCACTATCAGCAGCACCTGTGCCGCCTGCCAGAAGCATGTCCACCTGGTGCAGAGGTTTCTGGTGGACGGCAAGCTCTACCATCGCAACTGTTTCAG GTGCACAGAGTGTCGAAGCACTTTGCTTCCTGGATCTTACAAATTAGGAAGTGACTCTGGAGCATTGGTCTGCACACATCACATTACAAGGCACGCTATAGCCAATCAGAATGGCCGGCCAGATCTCAGTAAGAGGCCAGCGGTGGTTCAGTCTGCCAGGATTGGTCGCAGCACAGTTCATCATTCTGCGCCCTCTGAGAGGGACCAGGAACAGACTCCTTCTCCTGCAACAAATGATACTGACACGCCTGCCAATGAGTCGGTCATCGTCGCTCCTGTTGTATCGAACACGGCAGACTCTTTGGAAACAGTAAAAGAGATGGGTGGTAgtgcagagacagaggagacaccacgttcttcttctcctcccaaCCCTTTTGATGAGAGCGATgaagaggagggtgaggaagaacaagaagaagaaacacaaacaccagcCAAATGTACAGCAAATGGGGACCTCCCTACTACACCCGTCAATCATCCTGAAGCTGCCAGTCGACCAGTACCTGCACCTCGCCGGGTTTCTGAACCAACTCCTCCACCTCGTCCAGCCCCTCGGGTTCGGTTACCTCGCACATCAGATGGCCTTACAGCCA GTGAACATCTGAAGCCTCCAACTCCTCCCAAACCTCGAGAAAGATCACAGTCACCTGCGAG TGGCACCCATAAACCCAAAGACCCACCGTGGCTGGCCCTGGTCCAATCAGAGcccaagaagaagaaagcccctccccctccccccgCTGGACTGGCGACACCTCCAAACACAggctctctgtcctctctcaaAGGGGACGGCTCCAGACCCAGCACGCCCCCTCAGCCCTCCAACCCGTTCGAGGACGACGATGAAAACAACGAGGTGAATGACGAAGACGGGAGCGAAGGTAGAGCGCTGCCACCCACGCTGGTGGCGAGTCATCCATGGTACAGCATCACTAAGGTAGCAGACACGGCGGGTGCAGACACTCCCCCCACAGGAGGCTCATCCCGCTCTGCCAGCCCTGGAAGCGCCAAGAACAAGAAACGACCGGCACCTCGAGTTCCACATCCACCTGCTGGTAACCAAG CTCTCAGCACAGAGAGTTTGTCGTCTGGCTCGGACCACAGCTCCTCTCAGCTGCCTCTGAGCGGCAGTGCCAGCAGCGACCAGGAACACGCCTTCACCAAAAGCGTCTCAGAGCCTTCCATCTGTTCGCCGTGCGACTCGACAGcttccccttcctcctcctccactgagCGTCTGCCTCATCCCTCCCCAGGCCCCCACCCTTCTCCCATGCCATCATACGCTAGCTCAGCTCCAGCCACCCCACAGACCAGTCGCAATTCAGCCACCGAAGGCCCTGGAGCTCCTCCACCACGCCCCACCACAACCCCCAGCCCACTGGCCACAGAGGCTGCCCAGTCAATCAACAAG cGGATATGTAAGGAGAACCCCTTCAATAGGAAAGCTTCTCCCTCACCTGCTAAATCTAAAAGGAAACCTCCAAAAGGTCCACGTCCTGCCAGACCTCCAGCACCCGGCCATGGCTTTCCACTCATTAAACGCAAG GTACAGTCTGATCATTACATCCCAGTGGAGGACATCCATGTGGAGATGAGTCAGCTGGAGAAGCAGCTGGATGAGTTGGAGCAGAGAGGAGTGGAGCTGGAGAAGAAGCTGAGAGACAACCCTAACG atgaggatgaggagcaCCTGCTGGTGGACTGGTTCACTCTGATTCACGATAAACACCTTTTAGTCCGCCGAGAAGCTGAGCTGGTTTACAC GGCGAAgcagcagaacctggaggagaggCAGGCTGATGTGGAGTACGAACTGAGGTGTCTTCTCAACAAACCAG AGAAAGACTGGACTGAAGAGGACAAGAGTCGGGAGCAGGAGCTTATGGCTGAGCTGGTTACCATCATCGAACAGCGCAACCAAATAGTCAACAACATGGACCAGGACAGGCAGAG AGACGAAGAGGAGGACAAACTCATGGAGGCCATGCTGAAGAAGAAAG ACTTTCATAAGGAACCAGAGAGCAaccagcagaagaaaaaaggggCAAAGTTTAAACCCATTAAGGTGCTCAAGCGACTGAGCCATAAAGGAGAACCGGGAAAGAACCAAAGCCCTCACAAGGAGAAGAGCTAA
- the micall1a gene encoding MICAL-like protein 1 isoform X1, whose protein sequence is MMGSLKALQEWCRMQCENYNDVEIRDMSASFRDGLAFCAIIHRYRPDLIDFGSLSKENVYENNRLAFEVAETQLGIPALLDPEDMVSMKVPDRLSIITYVSQYYNFFNNKSQANPPCLKRLSSAGQNEPAQKRPPTPLEDKVVETDPVQPVQTSAAAVRRSTISSTCAACQKHVHLVQRFLVDGKLYHRNCFRCTECRSTLLPGSYKLGSDSGALVCTHHITRHAIANQNGRPDLSKRPAVVQSARIGRSTVHHSAPSERDQEQTPSPATNDTDTPANESVIVAPVVSNTADSLETVKEMGGSAETEETPRSSSPPNPFDESDEEEGEEEQEEETQTPAKCTANGDLPTTPVNHPEAASRPVPAPRRVSEPTPPPRPAPRVRLPRTSDGLTASEHLKPPTPPKPRERSQSPASGTHKPKDPPWLALVQSEPKKKKAPPPPPAGLATPPNTGSLSSLKGDGSRPSTPPQPSNPFEDDDENNEVNDEDGSEGRALPPTLVASHPWYSITKVADTAGADTPPTGGSSRSASPGSAKNKKRPAPRVPHPPAGNQALSHSQPSSCSPSPALSTESLSSGSDHSSSQLPLSGSASSDQEHAFTKSVSEPSICSPCDSTASPSSSSTERLPHPSPGPHPSPMPSYASSAPATPQTSRNSATEGPGAPPPRPTTTPSPLATEAAQSINKRICKENPFNRKASPSPAKSKRKPPKGPRPARPPAPGHGFPLIKRKVQSDHYIPVEDIHVEMSQLEKQLDELEQRGVELEKKLRDNPNDEDEEHLLVDWFTLIHDKHLLVRREAELVYTAKQQNLEERQADVEYELRCLLNKPEKDWTEEDKSREQELMAELVTIIEQRNQIVNNMDQDRQRDEEEDKLMEAMLKKKDFHKEPESNQQKKKGAKFKPIKVLKRLSHKGEPGKNQSPHKEKS, encoded by the exons ATGATGGGATCTCTGAAGGCTCTCCAGGAGTGGTGTCGGATGCAGTGTGAAAATTACAACGATGTGGAAATACGGGACATGTCAGCGTCGTTTCGGGACGGTTTGGCTTTTTGTGCCATCATACACCGTTACAGACCAGATTTGAT AGACTTTGGCTCACTGTCGAAAGAAAACGTCTACGAGAACAACCGACTG GCATTTGAAGTGGCTGAGACACAACTGGGTATTCCAGCCCTGCTGGACCCAGAGGACATGGTGTCCATGAAAGTGCCGGACCGGCTTAGCATCATCACATATGTCTCCCAGTACTACAACTTCTTCAACAACAAGTCTCAAG CAAACCCTCCTTGTTTGAAGAGGCTGAGTTCTGCCGGTCAGAATGAGCCGGCCCAGAAAAGGCCTCCGACGCCTTTGGAAGACAAAGTGGTGGAGACAGAC CCGGTCCAGCCTGTGCAGACAAGTGCAGCAGCAGTCAGGCGAAGCACTATCAGCAGCACCTGTGCCGCCTGCCAGAAGCATGTCCACCTGGTGCAGAGGTTTCTGGTGGACGGCAAGCTCTACCATCGCAACTGTTTCAG GTGCACAGAGTGTCGAAGCACTTTGCTTCCTGGATCTTACAAATTAGGAAGTGACTCTGGAGCATTGGTCTGCACACATCACATTACAAGGCACGCTATAGCCAATCAGAATGGCCGGCCAGATCTCAGTAAGAGGCCAGCGGTGGTTCAGTCTGCCAGGATTGGTCGCAGCACAGTTCATCATTCTGCGCCCTCTGAGAGGGACCAGGAACAGACTCCTTCTCCTGCAACAAATGATACTGACACGCCTGCCAATGAGTCGGTCATCGTCGCTCCTGTTGTATCGAACACGGCAGACTCTTTGGAAACAGTAAAAGAGATGGGTGGTAgtgcagagacagaggagacaccacgttcttcttctcctcccaaCCCTTTTGATGAGAGCGATgaagaggagggtgaggaagaacaagaagaagaaacacaaacaccagcCAAATGTACAGCAAATGGGGACCTCCCTACTACACCCGTCAATCATCCTGAAGCTGCCAGTCGACCAGTACCTGCACCTCGCCGGGTTTCTGAACCAACTCCTCCACCTCGTCCAGCCCCTCGGGTTCGGTTACCTCGCACATCAGATGGCCTTACAGCCA GTGAACATCTGAAGCCTCCAACTCCTCCCAAACCTCGAGAAAGATCACAGTCACCTGCGAG TGGCACCCATAAACCCAAAGACCCACCGTGGCTGGCCCTGGTCCAATCAGAGcccaagaagaagaaagcccctccccctccccccgCTGGACTGGCGACACCTCCAAACACAggctctctgtcctctctcaaAGGGGACGGCTCCAGACCCAGCACGCCCCCTCAGCCCTCCAACCCGTTCGAGGACGACGATGAAAACAACGAGGTGAATGACGAAGACGGGAGCGAAGGTAGAGCGCTGCCACCCACGCTGGTGGCGAGTCATCCATGGTACAGCATCACTAAGGTAGCAGACACGGCGGGTGCAGACACTCCCCCCACAGGAGGCTCATCCCGCTCTGCCAGCCCTGGAAGCGCCAAGAACAAGAAACGACCGGCACCTCGAGTTCCACATCCACCTGCTGGTAACCAAG ctctctctcactctcagcCCTCCTCTTGCTCTCCCTCTCCAGCTCTCAGCACAGAGAGTTTGTCGTCTGGCTCGGACCACAGCTCCTCTCAGCTGCCTCTGAGCGGCAGTGCCAGCAGCGACCAGGAACACGCCTTCACCAAAAGCGTCTCAGAGCCTTCCATCTGTTCGCCGTGCGACTCGACAGcttccccttcctcctcctccactgagCGTCTGCCTCATCCCTCCCCAGGCCCCCACCCTTCTCCCATGCCATCATACGCTAGCTCAGCTCCAGCCACCCCACAGACCAGTCGCAATTCAGCCACCGAAGGCCCTGGAGCTCCTCCACCACGCCCCACCACAACCCCCAGCCCACTGGCCACAGAGGCTGCCCAGTCAATCAACAAG cGGATATGTAAGGAGAACCCCTTCAATAGGAAAGCTTCTCCCTCACCTGCTAAATCTAAAAGGAAACCTCCAAAAGGTCCACGTCCTGCCAGACCTCCAGCACCCGGCCATGGCTTTCCACTCATTAAACGCAAG GTACAGTCTGATCATTACATCCCAGTGGAGGACATCCATGTGGAGATGAGTCAGCTGGAGAAGCAGCTGGATGAGTTGGAGCAGAGAGGAGTGGAGCTGGAGAAGAAGCTGAGAGACAACCCTAACG atgaggatgaggagcaCCTGCTGGTGGACTGGTTCACTCTGATTCACGATAAACACCTTTTAGTCCGCCGAGAAGCTGAGCTGGTTTACAC GGCGAAgcagcagaacctggaggagaggCAGGCTGATGTGGAGTACGAACTGAGGTGTCTTCTCAACAAACCAG AGAAAGACTGGACTGAAGAGGACAAGAGTCGGGAGCAGGAGCTTATGGCTGAGCTGGTTACCATCATCGAACAGCGCAACCAAATAGTCAACAACATGGACCAGGACAGGCAGAG AGACGAAGAGGAGGACAAACTCATGGAGGCCATGCTGAAGAAGAAAG ACTTTCATAAGGAACCAGAGAGCAaccagcagaagaaaaaaggggCAAAGTTTAAACCCATTAAGGTGCTCAAGCGACTGAGCCATAAAGGAGAACCGGGAAAGAACCAAAGCCCTCACAAGGAGAAGAGCTAA
- the LOC111581293 gene encoding ADP-ribosylation factor-binding protein GGA1-like, which translates to MAAAPPDEASLQSRINKATNPLNKETDWDSIKGFCDQLDNEPEGPQLATRLLAHKIQSPQEWEAMQALMVLETCMKNCGKRFHSEVAKFRFLNELIKVVSPKYLGARAPEPVKKKVLEMMYSWTVRLPNETKIADAYQMLKKQGIVKQDPVLPDDKPLPPPAPRAKSAIFEDEEKSKTLSRLLNSTHPEDLRAANKLIKEMVQEDQKRVEKVSKRVNAIQEVKESVSLLNQLLEGYSKESCSQSNQELIKDLYQRCEKMRPTLFRLASDTEDNDEALADILQANDSLTQVINLYRQLVKGEEVTKDDITVPSQPGSSSSALVDLTGITISADAAPSNPETSNLQTLTQNLGVSLLDDELMSLGLNVTENCDSQNSFQSAEITESSAPSVPAAVLLPAVVRTPHTAPAGGSAAPPKAMEELDLLGKTLLQQSLPPESQQVKWDKLQPQSRVTLRDLQTKSTTNSKPAPPAATTTSGPASAPRPTSSQPEQPDALLLSNLSLTVVEKSSLPAADPYESISLADVTVPLESIKPSTLLPVTVFDKHSLRVLFTFARDCPPSRPDVLVVIISMLSSAPIPVTNIRFQAAVPKVMKVKLQPPTSTDLPAFNPILPPAAITQILLLANPLKEKVRLRYKLTFNLGDKSHDESADVDQFPPPSTWGNL; encoded by the exons ATGGCGGCGGCGCCTCCAGATGAGGCTAGCCTGCAGTCTCGCATCA ATAAAGCCACCAATCCTCTGAACAAGGAGACTGACTGGGACAGTATCAAGGGATTTTGTGATCAGCTCGACAATGAACCAGAAGG tCCTCAGCTTGCAACCAGACTTCTGGCCCACAAAATCCAATCTCCCCAGGAGTGGGAGGCAATGCAAGCGCTTATG GTTCTTGAGACGTGCATGAAGAACTGTGGGAAGCGATTTCACAGTGAAGTGGCAAAGTTTCGCTTTCTCAATGAACTCATCAAAGTGGTCTCGCCCAAG TATTTGGGAGCCCGGGCTCCAGAACCGGTGAAGAAGAAGGTTTTAGAAATGATGTACAGCTGGACGGTGAGGCTGCCAAATGAGACCAAGATAGCAGACGCGTATCAGATGCTGAAAAAACAGG GCATTGTCAAACAGGATCCTGTGCTTCCTGATGACAAGCCCCTCCCTCCCCCTGCACCTAGAGCCAAAAGTGCCATCTTTGAGGATGAGGAGAAATCTAAG ACGCTGTCTCGCTTACTGAACAGCACACACCCTGAAGATTTAAGAGCAGCAAACAAGCTCATTAAGGAAATGGTTCAAGAG gaCCAAAAGCGAGTGGAGAAAGTATCAAAAAGAGTGAACGCCATCCAGGAGGTGAAGGAGAGTGTCAGCCTGCTGAACCAGCTGCTGGAGGGCTACAGCAAGGAGAGCTGCTCCCAGAGCAACCAGGAGCTCATTAAG GACCTTTACCAGCGCTGTGAGAAAATGAGGCCTACGCTCTTCCGATTAGCAAGTGATACAGAGGATAATGATGAAGCTTTAG CGGATATCTTGCAGGCCAATGACAGCTTGACACAGGTCATCAATCTGTACAGACAGCTGGTAAAGGGGGAGGAGGTGACAAAAGATGACATAACTGTGCCCTCACAACCAG GGAGCAGTAGTTCAGCACTTGTAGACCTGACGGGAATTACCATTTCAGCCGATGCAGCACCGTCCAACCCAGAGACCTCCAACCTGCAGACTCTGACTCAGAACTTGGGCGTGAGCCTCCTGGATGATGAACTCATGTCACTGG GACTGAATGTAACAGAAAACTGTGACTCTCAGAACTCTTTCCAG TCGGCAGAGATCACAGAATCATCTGCTCCATCAGTGCCAGCTGCAGTGTTGCTGCCAGCTGTTGTCCGAACACCACACACTGCACCAGCAGGGGGCTCCGCTGCTCCTCCTAAAGCCATGGAAGAGCTTGATTTGCTGGGAAAGACATTGTTGCAGCAGTCCCTACCTCCAGAGAGCCAGCAGGTCAAATG GGATAAGCTGCAGCCTCAGTCTAGAGTCACTTTACGAGATCTCCAAACTAAGTCCACCACCAACTCTAAACCcgctcctcctgcagccaccaCCACGTCTGGTCCTGCTTCTGCTCCCCGACCGACGTCCAGCCAGCCAGAGCAGCCTGATGCTCTTCTCCTTTCCAATCTTAGTCTGACAGTTGTTGAAAAAAGCTCTTTACCTGCCGCTGATCCCTATGAAAGCATCTCTCTAGCTGATGTTACAGTGCCTCTGGAATCAATCAAACCTA GCACCTTGTTACCAGTGACTGTATTCGACAAACATAGTCTTCGTGTTTTGTTCACCTTTGCCCGCGACTGTCCTCCGTCGAGACCTGATGTGCTGGTGGTGATCATCTCCATGCTGTCCTCAGCCCCGATTCCAGTCACCAACATCCGCTTCCAGGCAGCTGTTCCCAAA GTGATGAAAGTAAAGCTGCAGCCTCCCACCAGTACTGATCTACCGGCCTTTAATCCCATCCTGCCTCCAGCTGCCATCACACAGATTTTGCTGTTGGCAAACCCTCTTAAG GAAAAAGTGCGTTTGCGGTACAAACTAACTTTCAACCTGGGGGACAAATCTCACGATGAATCTGCCGATGTCGACCAGTTCCCACCTCCAAGCACTTGGGGGAACCTTTAG